GCCATCGACCACGCCAGCGGCGTCGCCGCGCCCGTTCCCTCGCCGAACTCCCAGTTGTAGGCGGTGCTGTACTCGCGGTCCCACACCTGCTCGGATATCATCCGCCCGGAGTTGGCGAAACTGGCCATCGTCTCCAGCATGTTCGCGGGTTCGAGCGCCTCTTCTTCCGTCTCGTTCAGGAGTTCGAACTCGCCGCGCTCGCCGGTGAAGATGGGCCAGAGACGACCCTTCCCCTTCGACTCGATGGACCACGGCGCACCCTCCTCGTCGCGTTCGCGTTCGCCGTAGCCGTCGCCGTTGTAGCGGTAGAACGCCGGTCCGTACGGCGTGTCGACGCGGATGGTGTTGTCCACCTCCGCGACGGTGTTCTGGACCACCTCGTCGTCGGCGGACTTGATTCCCAGCCTGACGAGTTCGAGGAAGCCGCCGTCGATTATCTCGCGTTCGTCCAGCGTCGGACCGCTGTTCGCGAGAGTTCGCAGGTGGCCGGCGTCCGGGTCGCCGTCGCGGGTGACGCGGACGTAGTACGGCGTGTGCTCGTGGCGGTCGGTGCCCGACTCCGTCGCCGTCCACGACTCGACGCTCTCCGTCCAGTCGTCGGCGAGGGCCAACCAGATGAGCGCGTCGGCGTCGTGGCCCTCGTCGATGGCGAGGGCGGCGGCCGAGGCGAGGCCGGCTATCTCGGCGGCGATGGACGAGGGCGAGTAGCCCGCTTCCTCCTCCCAGCGCTCCTGGGCCGTCGGCGGCCCGTTGCGCGCCACGTAGTCGGCCGAGCGCTTGACGTTCACGTAGTCGTAGCTCACGTCGTCGAACTCGACGCCGCGTTCGGACAGCATGTACGCCATGACGGCCGGGAACGAGATGTTGTCCATCTGCTCGCCGCCCCAGCGCGTCCGACCGTTGAGGTAGGTGTTCTGCGGGATGAAGCCGCGTTCGTCCTGCTGGTACTCGTAGATGTACTGCAGGGCGTGGACGCCCGTCTCCACGTCGCCGATGGCGTCGAAGACGGTGAACACCTCGTACAGGTCGCGCGACCAGACGAAGTTGTACCCGTACCCCTTCGGCTCCTCGGAGGTGACGGCTTCACCCCACGGCACCGACGGCGACGCGATGCCCGCGCCGAGGAACGTCTTGTCCTCGACGGCGCGCAGCGCCATCAGGCAGGCGCGGTACTGGTTCGCCAGCGTCTCGTCGCCGGCGACGGAGGCGGGCAGTTCCTTGTCCGCGAGGAACGCCTGCCAGGAGTCGACGTACTTCGCGCGCGCCGACTCGTAGCCGCGCGTGAGGGCGCCGGCGGCCTCGCCGAGGGCCGCCGCGGTGTCGGCGTTCTCGGCGAATCCGAGCGCGAGCGTCTCGCGCACGCGCGTTCCGGTGCCGATTCGACCCACGAGCACGACGTTCTCGTTGTCGACGCGCTCCTGGGCGTTCGGCAGTTCGCCGTTCGAGAACAGTCGCGCGAGGTGTTCGGTGCCGGCGACGCCCACCGTCGCCCAGTCGAACCGCCCGGCGGCGGTCATGGCGACGGCGACGCTGTACTCGTCGCCGTTCTCGTCGATGAGGAGCGGTCGGGCCTCGCCCTCCTGGTCGTACGCGCCGGCGTCTCGGGCGACGAGGTGGTAGCTGCCCATCTGCCCGAGGCGGAGGCCGCGGTCCTTCCCGCCGGTGTTGACGAGCGCCGTGTCGGCCACCGCGTACAGTTCGTACTCGTTGTCGTCTTCGGCCTCGAAGGAGGCGTCGACGAGGAGCGCGTCGTGTTCGGGGTCGGCGGCGTACTCGATGGTCAGTTTCCACTGGTGGCCGCGCCCGTCGCCGGACTCGGTGATGACGTGTCTGAACACGAGGGCGTCGTCCTCGGCCATCTCCGTCCGGCGCTCGATGGTGTCGGTGGCGTCGTCCCGGCGCGTCTCGTTGTGCGTCCGCGCGGTGTACGACGACTCGGGGTCGGCGTCCACCACCAGCATGTCGAGCGTCCGCAGGTTCATCAGGTCGACCCGCGGGAACCGCACCTCGGTGAGCGACCCCTCGGTGAGCGTGAACCAGACCCGCGAGGGGTCCTCCTCGGTGTGGTCGGCGACGGTGCCGACGCCGTACTTCTCGCCGGTGGTCCACCGGGGGCGGCTCTCGGGTCCGGAGGGCGCCGGTTTCGGCGCCGGCAGCGCGTCGTACTCCGAGAGCAGGGCGGTGGTGTTCAGACGAACCGCGTGCGACCACCCCAGCGGCGCGGCGCTGTCGGGCGTGCCGTCGTCGAACACCTGTTCGGTCAGGTAGCCGCCGCCCGTCGTGAACGCCCCGTCGGGGCGGAGCAGGTCGTACAGGTCCGTCGCCTCCTCGAGGAAGGCGTCGGCCTCCTCGCTCCGGCCGTACTCGTCGAGGAGGACGGCGAACGTCGCGGCGGCGTTGGCGCCCCACGCCGTCGACAGCGACCACAGCTTCGGCTCGTCCTGCTCCGCGGTCCGCCACCAGTCGTCCTCGAAGCGGACGAGGCCGGCCACCTCGCCGGTGTCGCGGTAGAGTTCCGACAGCGTCGTCTCAAGGTGCGACTCAAGTCGGTCGAGGGTGTCCTCCGAGAGCCCCTCCAGTCCGTCGTACGCCGCGAACGCGTCGACGAGCGACAGCGTCGCGGAGTCGAGCCGCGAGTCGAGTTGCTCGCCCTGCA
This Halogeometricum sp. S3BR5-2 DNA region includes the following protein-coding sequences:
- a CDS encoding glycoside hydrolase family 15 protein, giving the protein MRLRTALNEYKRDHGGRFPEERPTADGAFSGHGDRLVHVGTDGELRDYSSALSGLYGIDRSRFAIEANGEIRWFDSLDTVRQHYYRETSLVETEYDAGEYTVHQYDLTLGRAHVTHVELRGAIPTDAHLTAFLTLAPEGRETRVGRLVHEEGGPEGTQAVEVFHRNEHDYVTASTGLDDVRGQVPERFDEILSEDTFEFPREAVLERYEDTHLSGDIVVSAPLEPEGRAVRATLVTQLSDHRSLSREEALSDLNHCALAHATADDLRAAARERAEVYVPEHVPRQNLVRADLRALSLLTAPTGAHIAGPEFDPFYTHSGGYGYTWFRDEAEVSRYLLGADDSFDLELTDRLTTNAEFFCETQLDDGSWPHRAWAVDGSLAPGWANARVEGSKKPEYQADQTASVVTFLSTLLDGRRDELDEELAGRVRDAIELGVESLDDSLEDDGLPETCQNAWENMVGRFTHTAATFLQAYVAVSRAPVDSSLAGHAAEQARAVFEGLDALWDDEREVYGARLQGEQLDSRLDSATLSLVDAFAAYDGLEGLSEDTLDRLESHLETTLSELYRDTGEVAGLVRFEDDWWRTAEQDEPKLWSLSTAWGANAAATFAVLLDEYGRSEEADAFLEEATDLYDLLRPDGAFTTGGGYLTEQVFDDGTPDSAAPLGWSHAVRLNTTALLSEYDALPAPKPAPSGPESRPRWTTGEKYGVGTVADHTEEDPSRVWFTLTEGSLTEVRFPRVDLMNLRTLDMLVVDADPESSYTARTHNETRRDDATDTIERRTEMAEDDALVFRHVITESGDGRGHQWKLTIEYAADPEHDALLVDASFEAEDDNEYELYAVADTALVNTGGKDRGLRLGQMGSYHLVARDAGAYDQEGEARPLLIDENGDEYSVAVAMTAAGRFDWATVGVAGTEHLARLFSNGELPNAQERVDNENVVLVGRIGTGTRVRETLALGFAENADTAAALGEAAGALTRGYESARAKYVDSWQAFLADKELPASVAGDETLANQYRACLMALRAVEDKTFLGAGIASPSVPWGEAVTSEEPKGYGYNFVWSRDLYEVFTVFDAIGDVETGVHALQYIYEYQQDERGFIPQNTYLNGRTRWGGEQMDNISFPAVMAYMLSERGVEFDDVSYDYVNVKRSADYVARNGPPTAQERWEEEAGYSPSSIAAEIAGLASAAALAIDEGHDADALIWLALADDWTESVESWTATESGTDRHEHTPYYVRVTRDGDPDAGHLRTLANSGPTLDEREIIDGGFLELVRLGIKSADDEVVQNTVAEVDNTIRVDTPYGPAFYRYNGDGYGERERDEEGAPWSIESKGKGRLWPIFTGERGEFELLNETEEEALEPANMLETMASFANSGRMISEQVWDREYSTAYNWEFGEGTGAATPLAWSMAQFVRLAHSIDVGEPVEMPAFVRERYLDTDRPEGPKLQVSTRFMGDNLVVSGKTDAAVVAVKTPSETSMVEPEDGAFEVAVDIEHGENQVTVAGATDADLTAAGTTVTRFTL